One region of Candidatus Poribacteria bacterium genomic DNA includes:
- the mnmE gene encoding tRNA uridine-5-carboxymethylaminomethyl(34) synthesis GTPase MnmE, which translates to MNFHDTIAAIATARGEAGIGIVRVSGSLALPIASELFRSPRAVSLAELSTHTLTYGHVVDITASDEIIDEVLLGIMHAPKTYTGEDIVEFNCHGGMVTLTAVLDLVVKSGARIAEPGEFTKRAFLNGRLDLAQAEAVAELIASKTDLSRKIAIETLAGRLSDTVNRLSDRLAGLLAEIEASVDFPEEDLDFMKVETQLETARTVQSDLVDLLETATEGRIITEGVNVAILGKPNVGKSSLLNTLVGTKRAIVTDTPGTTRDTIEEPVNISGIPLKLIDTAGIRPTSDIVEQEGVERSKAVLDRAELLLLMFDASQPLNDADLDLLQTAQSSKAILILNKIDLPVVTPSAALLAHCSKKRIVETVIPEGKGLDKLKAAVCEELLGGEFVIGESPIVTNARHQEALRRANEGLNYAIESLKNGMPPDLVAVDLRISLDGLGDIVGKTTTEDILDRIFSQFCVGK; encoded by the coding sequence ATGAATTTCCATGATACGATTGCTGCCATCGCGACAGCACGGGGCGAAGCTGGTATCGGCATCGTCCGAGTGAGCGGTTCGCTTGCCCTGCCAATTGCCTCTGAATTGTTCCGGTCCCCGCGCGCAGTGTCCCTCGCAGAACTGTCAACGCATACACTTACATACGGGCACGTCGTAGATATTACCGCATCTGATGAGATTATTGATGAAGTTCTGCTCGGCATCATGCACGCGCCTAAGACGTATACGGGTGAAGACATTGTCGAATTTAACTGCCACGGTGGAATGGTAACGCTCACAGCAGTGTTGGATTTGGTAGTCAAAAGCGGGGCACGGATTGCAGAACCGGGGGAATTCACAAAGCGTGCTTTCCTTAACGGAAGATTGGATTTGGCACAGGCTGAAGCGGTTGCCGAACTCATTGCCTCAAAGACAGATCTAAGTCGGAAAATCGCTATAGAAACACTCGCTGGGAGACTTTCTGATACCGTAAATCGTCTGAGCGACAGACTCGCGGGCTTACTCGCAGAAATCGAGGCGTCTGTCGACTTTCCTGAAGAAGACTTGGATTTCATGAAGGTGGAGACACAGCTTGAAACCGCACGTACGGTTCAGTCAGACTTAGTGGATCTGCTTGAAACCGCTACCGAAGGCAGGATTATCACGGAAGGGGTCAACGTCGCGATTTTGGGTAAGCCCAATGTCGGGAAATCGAGTCTGCTCAATACCCTTGTTGGAACGAAACGCGCTATCGTCACAGATACACCGGGCACGACACGCGATACAATTGAGGAACCAGTTAATATCAGTGGCATTCCGTTGAAGCTCATTGATACTGCTGGTATTCGACCAACATCTGACATCGTTGAACAAGAAGGCGTTGAACGGAGCAAGGCGGTACTCGACAGGGCAGAGTTGTTATTGCTGATGTTTGACGCATCACAACCCTTAAACGATGCCGATTTAGACCTTTTACAAACGGCACAGTCATCTAAGGCAATTCTTATTCTGAACAAGATTGACTTACCGGTTGTGACACCATCAGCGGCACTACTTGCACACTGCTCGAAAAAGCGAATTGTTGAAACAGTGATTCCAGAGGGTAAAGGGCTTGACAAGTTAAAAGCAGCCGTCTGTGAGGAACTGCTTGGCGGCGAATTCGTCATCGGCGAATCGCCGATTGTGACAAACGCTCGCCATCAAGAGGCACTCCGCCGTGCTAACGAAGGACTTAATTACGCGATAGAAAGCCTCAAAAACGGTATGCCTCCGGATCTCGTTGCTGTCGATTTGCGAATTAGTTTGGATGGACTCGGGGACATCGTTGGTAAGACAACGACTGAAGACATTCTGGATAGAATCTTCTCCCAATTCTGTGTTGGAAAGTGA
- a CDS encoding peptidyl-alpha-hydroxyglycine alpha-amidating lyase family protein: MAFGQGTHQYTVEENWWTLPESWEFGWVPAVAVDSQDRVYVYSRSEHPMVVFDRNGNFIDSWGDDILKDAHGIFIDADDNIYCTERDTHVVRKFTPKGELLMTLGTPDEPGADGEPFNKPTDLALGPDGEMFITDGYGNARVHKYSPDGELIKSWGQPGTGPGEFDLPHCVRVDPRNRLMVADRENNRIQFFTLDGEYIEEWGDLLHPDTIYIDEEDFVYIAELDQRITIMTLDGEVVSQWGSERGSSVPGEFMACPHGIWLDSHGDIYVGEVQEDARLQKFIRQR; this comes from the coding sequence ATGGCTTTTGGACAAGGAACACATCAATATACTGTGGAAGAAAATTGGTGGACGCTCCCAGAAAGTTGGGAATTTGGCTGGGTGCCCGCCGTCGCTGTTGATTCACAGGACCGCGTTTATGTTTACAGTCGGAGTGAGCACCCGATGGTCGTCTTCGATCGGAACGGGAACTTTATTGATTCTTGGGGCGATGATATTCTCAAGGACGCACACGGAATTTTTATTGATGCCGACGATAATATCTATTGTACGGAACGTGACACACACGTCGTGCGGAAGTTTACACCTAAAGGCGAACTGCTGATGACACTCGGCACACCCGATGAACCCGGCGCAGACGGAGAACCCTTCAATAAACCGACAGATTTGGCACTCGGACCCGATGGCGAAATGTTTATCACCGACGGGTACGGCAATGCCCGTGTCCATAAATATTCACCTGATGGTGAACTGATTAAATCGTGGGGGCAGCCCGGCACCGGTCCTGGCGAATTCGATCTCCCGCATTGCGTCAGAGTCGATCCCCGCAATAGACTCATGGTCGCCGACCGAGAGAACAATCGGATCCAGTTCTTCACCCTTGATGGAGAATACATTGAAGAGTGGGGAGATCTGTTGCATCCAGACACTATCTATATTGATGAAGAAGATTTTGTTTATATCGCTGAACTGGACCAGCGTATCACCATCATGACGTTGGATGGCGAGGTCGTTTCGCAGTGGGGTAGCGAACGCGGCAGTTCCGTCCCTGGTGAATTTATGGCATGTCCACACGGCATCTGGCTGGATTCACACGGCGATATATATGTTGGCGAAGTTCAAGAGGATGCACGACTCCAAAAATTCATTCGGCAACGGTAG
- a CDS encoding protein jag, with translation MQNYIETEGDTVEEAIEHALNELEATREQVTIDIISEPTKGILNFGAKPAKIRATLKQDVSSAPETILKEILSRMGIEAEVESDFVDGSTHLNIATESPALLIGKHGQTLDAIERLLNCIINKASLVKKRVFVDTEGYRARREERLVEMARQVAEKVKYTDREVVLAPMSARDRRVIHVALKEDDVVSTYSQGEGEMRRVVVTTQHP, from the coding sequence GTGCAAAACTACATTGAAACCGAAGGCGATACAGTGGAGGAAGCAATTGAACATGCGCTGAACGAACTCGAGGCAACTCGGGAGCAGGTTACAATTGACATCATCAGTGAACCGACAAAAGGAATTTTAAATTTCGGCGCAAAACCTGCAAAAATCCGAGCGACACTCAAGCAGGATGTCTCTTCCGCACCGGAAACGATCCTAAAGGAGATTCTCAGTCGGATGGGGATTGAGGCGGAGGTTGAATCGGATTTTGTTGACGGAAGCACACATCTTAATATTGCCACTGAGAGTCCCGCCTTGCTCATCGGAAAACACGGACAGACACTTGACGCGATTGAACGCCTGCTTAATTGTATCATCAATAAAGCTTCGCTTGTAAAAAAACGTGTTTTTGTTGATACCGAAGGCTACCGAGCACGTCGGGAAGAACGGCTTGTCGAAATGGCGCGTCAAGTAGCAGAAAAGGTCAAGTATACTGACCGAGAGGTTGTCCTCGCACCTATGTCCGCACGCGATCGGCGCGTTATTCATGTTGCATTAAAAGAGGACGATGTTGTGTCTACTTATAGCCAAGGTGAAGGTGAAATGCGGCGTGTCGTTGTTACAACGCAACACCCTTAA
- a CDS encoding GNAT family N-acetyltransferase → MIHSTAVIVETDRLIIRLFRLSDVEAMNRIFGDPEVMHFGNGVQTPEWVHDWLCRCLENYRQKSGIGPWAVVQKSSEEVVGYCGLFHFPDVCGHSETEIGYRLARPYWGRGYATEASRAVLNYAFNILCLPRLISIIDPLNARSIRVAEKLGMHYEKDVMFEGYTHPDRVYAIEDMKNEKTNNFRK, encoded by the coding sequence ATGATCCACTCTACTGCGGTTATTGTCGAAACGGATCGGCTAATTATTAGATTGTTCCGTCTCTCCGATGTTGAGGCTATGAATCGTATCTTTGGAGACCCAGAAGTGATGCATTTTGGAAACGGCGTTCAGACACCTGAATGGGTCCATGATTGGCTCTGCCGTTGCCTTGAGAACTATCGCCAGAAGTCAGGAATCGGACCGTGGGCAGTGGTTCAAAAAAGCAGCGAAGAAGTGGTTGGTTACTGTGGACTGTTCCACTTTCCTGATGTCTGCGGACACTCAGAAACAGAGATCGGCTACCGATTGGCGCGTCCCTATTGGGGACGCGGTTATGCAACTGAAGCCTCACGGGCGGTGCTCAATTATGCATTCAACATTTTATGTTTGCCACGGTTGATTTCAATCATCGATCCGCTCAACGCTCGTTCAATTCGCGTTGCAGAGAAACTCGGCATGCATTATGAAAAAGACGTTATGTTTGAAGGTTACACACATCCAGACCGAGTTTACGCAATTGAGGACATGAAGAACGAAAAAACAAACAACTTCAGAAAATGA
- a CDS encoding pyridoxine 5'-phosphate synthase, giving the protein MISLSVNVNKIATLRNSRGGDIPDVLTAVDTCIAAGAQGITVHPREDERHIRPGDVQDIAERLIEINTQKSPTIEYNIEGDPRPDLIDRVLRTKPTQCTLVPVVEGEITSHTVWDIRKDGDTLKPIIAALKNADIRVSLFSGTDVDQIVMTRDIGADRIELYTAPYAMAETEAEIEREFALLEKAATKAMDLGLGINAGHDLNLDNLPLMQKLPGLLEVSIGHHLMADALYIGLEPAVKAYRRALGQQTT; this is encoded by the coding sequence ATGATTTCTCTCAGTGTTAATGTCAACAAAATCGCAACACTACGAAACTCGCGCGGCGGCGATATTCCAGACGTACTTACCGCAGTTGATACCTGTATCGCTGCAGGCGCGCAGGGTATCACCGTGCACCCGCGTGAAGATGAACGCCATATCAGACCAGGAGATGTACAGGATATCGCCGAACGCTTAATAGAAATCAATACCCAAAAATCACCCACCATTGAATATAATATTGAAGGCGATCCGAGACCTGACCTCATCGATAGGGTCTTGCGCACGAAACCAACCCAATGCACGCTCGTTCCAGTTGTAGAAGGCGAGATAACAAGCCATACCGTTTGGGATATCCGTAAAGATGGCGATACATTGAAACCGATCATCGCAGCGTTGAAAAATGCTGACATTCGCGTGAGTCTGTTTAGTGGAACGGATGTCGATCAGATAGTGATGACGCGTGACATCGGCGCGGATAGAATTGAACTCTATACTGCGCCTTACGCCATGGCAGAAACGGAGGCAGAGATTGAACGTGAGTTCGCGTTATTGGAAAAGGCAGCGACGAAGGCAATGGATTTAGGACTTGGAATCAACGCGGGACACGATCTGAATCTTGACAACCTCCCGCTGATGCAAAAATTACCCGGACTGCTTGAAGTCTCCATCGGACACCATCTGATGGCGGATGCGCTTTATATAGGATTGGAACCTGCCGTTAAAGCGTACCGACGCGCATTGGGGCAGCAGACGACATGA
- the yidD gene encoding membrane protein insertion efficiency factor YidD: protein MVFAQPIRFYRRFISPLLPPSCRFYPTCSQYALQALERYGMFKGCWLVIKRLSKCHPYHPGGFDPLK from the coding sequence GTGGTGTTCGCACAACCTATCCGCTTTTATCGACGCTTTATTTCGCCGTTGTTACCACCTTCTTGTCGTTTCTACCCGACTTGCTCGCAATACGCACTCCAAGCGTTAGAACGGTACGGGATGTTCAAAGGATGCTGGTTAGTAATTAAAAGACTTTCAAAATGCCATCCGTATCATCCGGGTGGCTTTGATCCGCTAAAATAG
- a CDS encoding HAD-IB family hydrolase produces MTESKTCAVFDLDGTIIRLSSEQVFLAYLLNHGEIPIPNLLAWTSNFLKVKSLPVAKSNKVYLRGLERDHIHEIAHRCFVDTLRSSIAFHIAELIHAHRAEGRTVVLMSGSLSFLVQPFHEHFQTDMMVAHELEVVDGKFTGQRVGLHPFAENKAKLAQKLATEHGFDLSRSYAYGNHHTDAHKLKLFGHPVAVNPDRQLRRTATEKSWQIEK; encoded by the coding sequence ATGACAGAATCCAAAACATGTGCTGTCTTCGATTTGGATGGCACGATTATCCGTCTTTCATCAGAGCAGGTCTTTCTGGCGTATCTGTTAAACCACGGCGAGATTCCGATACCAAATTTGCTTGCGTGGACCTCCAATTTCCTGAAGGTTAAGTCCCTACCTGTGGCGAAATCCAACAAAGTTTACCTTCGCGGTTTGGAACGGGATCATATCCATGAGATTGCCCACCGCTGTTTCGTTGATACGCTGCGTTCAAGCATCGCATTTCATATTGCCGAATTGATACATGCCCACCGCGCCGAAGGACGCACAGTCGTTCTCATGTCAGGTTCGTTGTCGTTTCTTGTTCAGCCGTTTCATGAGCATTTCCAAACCGATATGATGGTCGCACACGAATTAGAGGTAGTTGACGGAAAGTTTACGGGACAGCGCGTCGGATTACATCCTTTTGCGGAAAACAAAGCGAAACTCGCCCAAAAACTCGCAACCGAACACGGATTTGATTTGAGCCGCTCTTATGCCTATGGAAACCACCACACAGATGCCCACAAACTGAAATTGTTCGGGCATCCGGTTGCCGTTAACCCGGACCGGCAGCTTAGGCGCACCGCGACGGAAAAGAGCTGGCAAATAGAAAAATGA
- a CDS encoding Glu/Leu/Phe/Val dehydrogenase has protein sequence MAESFSFFQKVNRDFDKAARFTDYPRGLLEQIKICNNSCHFTFPIKRDDGTIQTIHGWRAEHSHHSLPTKGGIRYSTLVNEDEIMALAALMTYKCAIVDVPFGGAKGGIQLDRREYSETELERITRRYTYELIQKNYIGPGVDVPAPDFGTSETEMAWILDTYITMAPDKLNATACVTGKPIEQNGIHGRKGATGRGVVFGLEEVCSIPEDMKPLGLPPGLHGKSIIIQGFGNVGYHAAKFLMEADARVIGIIERKGGIYDPRGFDIEKVAMHRAETGSIRGYPGTTLIENPSDGLELACDILVPAALENQLTAENAPRIKAAIVAEAANGPTTPEADEILQERGVMIIPDTYLNAGGVTVSYFEWLRNLSHVQLGRLGKRFEDSTQHAMLHAVEKATGYQFSEDERQSIHGADEEDLVNSGLQDTMIRAYQELRETRMQHRSKNDDVNCRTAAFINAIHRIAKSYMQLGIFP, from the coding sequence ATGGCAGAAAGTTTCTCGTTTTTCCAGAAAGTGAATAGGGATTTTGACAAGGCTGCCCGATTCACCGACTATCCGCGTGGGCTTTTGGAGCAGATAAAAATCTGTAATAACTCCTGCCATTTCACGTTCCCGATAAAGCGGGATGACGGAACTATCCAAACCATTCATGGATGGCGCGCGGAACACAGCCACCACAGTCTCCCGACGAAAGGTGGCATTCGCTACAGCACGCTCGTCAATGAGGATGAGATAATGGCACTTGCGGCGTTGATGACGTACAAGTGCGCGATCGTTGACGTCCCGTTTGGTGGTGCCAAGGGTGGTATTCAACTGGATAGACGCGAATATTCAGAAACTGAATTGGAGCGTATCACCCGCCGTTATACCTATGAATTGATCCAGAAGAATTACATTGGACCCGGTGTAGACGTGCCAGCACCGGATTTCGGGACGAGTGAAACTGAGATGGCATGGATTCTGGATACCTATATCACAATGGCGCCTGATAAACTCAATGCTACTGCATGCGTAACAGGCAAACCGATCGAACAAAACGGGATTCATGGACGGAAAGGTGCTACCGGACGCGGGGTCGTCTTCGGTTTAGAAGAGGTATGTAGTATTCCTGAGGATATGAAACCGCTCGGGCTACCCCCCGGCCTACACGGAAAAAGCATCATTATTCAAGGTTTCGGTAACGTTGGGTATCATGCTGCTAAGTTCCTAATGGAGGCGGATGCACGTGTCATCGGGATTATTGAGCGAAAGGGTGGCATCTATGATCCACGAGGGTTTGATATCGAGAAAGTCGCCATGCATCGTGCAGAAACCGGGTCAATCCGAGGGTATCCGGGCACCACACTTATTGAGAATCCGAGCGACGGTTTGGAGTTAGCATGCGATATCCTCGTCCCAGCCGCACTTGAAAACCAACTCACAGCAGAAAACGCGCCCCGAATCAAAGCCGCTATCGTCGCTGAAGCAGCGAATGGGCCGACAACCCCAGAAGCGGATGAGATCCTCCAAGAACGGGGGGTTATGATTATCCCAGATACCTACCTCAACGCTGGTGGTGTCACCGTCTCCTATTTCGAGTGGCTTCGGAACCTCTCTCACGTGCAACTCGGACGGCTCGGCAAACGTTTTGAAGATAGTACCCAACATGCAATGCTCCATGCTGTTGAGAAAGCAACCGGCTATCAGTTTTCGGAAGATGAACGTCAGTCAATACACGGTGCTGATGAAGAAGATTTGGTGAACTCTGGACTCCAAGATACCATGATAAGAGCCTATCAGGAGCTGCGAGAGACGCGTATGCAACACAGAAGTAAAAACGATGATGTAAACTGTCGAACAGCGGCATTTATCAATGCCATCCATAGAATCGCAAAATCCTATATGCAGCTCGGTATTTTCCCCTAA
- the yidC gene encoding membrane protein insertase YidC produces MGARYILALVLMVAVIVIWTIVSPYIFKDSFVPQPNEPTTTETPIATSPSETQPDAETQAASDGTDASVNPDLWTPIQETPEDAKVNVRTDNYSVVFNEKLAIARKWQLNHFPDRSNVDKMPLNLIPENALSCLALRFANSQLELDALRATWRADKSEIDITNGQKSETLTFRALIGEKLQVTKQFTFNPGTYFVDMVVTFQNVSNEPLLMGGNEPANGYQLQWGRGISADLLPHEKRSGNRGRHGEEGAKAYISGGKPKRELKPEQAMATVLWAGMDSKYFSALMIPDQQLGATYKFIETPEANTDITVSAPTQTAALVVPNFVLPAQQKRVDAFRLYVGPKNDTILKSIEAPNAPEDPIRLSKIIDFGFFWPLAWGMLWIFKGVHGIFGNYGISIILLTALVKIISYPFTHKAHKSMKEMQKLQPQLVELKEKYRDDPQKLNRATMRLYKEHGVNPLGGCIPWLPQIPIFWALFALLGSAVELRGAPFLLWIDDLSAPDTLVELPFTIPLIFMEIDAIRLLPIINGLTTWLQQKFVGNMTPTTDNMQAKLMQFMPLIFVFIFYNWASGFVLYWLCNNVFTVAQQYLQNRSETDEDQSASADTKKRNNSKRK; encoded by the coding sequence ATGGGAGCACGTTACATTCTCGCATTGGTTCTAATGGTTGCTGTAATAGTTATATGGACCATAGTTAGTCCTTATATTTTCAAAGATAGTTTTGTACCCCAACCGAACGAACCAACAACTACCGAAACACCGATAGCAACAAGTCCAAGCGAAACACAACCCGATGCCGAAACGCAAGCAGCATCGGATGGAACCGATGCATCCGTCAACCCTGATCTCTGGACACCAATTCAGGAAACCCCGGAGGATGCAAAAGTCAACGTCCGGACTGATAACTATAGTGTTGTCTTTAACGAAAAACTTGCAATCGCTAGGAAGTGGCAATTAAATCATTTTCCAGACCGGTCAAATGTGGATAAAATGCCCTTGAACTTAATTCCGGAGAATGCGCTGAGCTGTCTCGCTCTCCGGTTCGCGAATTCACAGTTGGAACTTGACGCGCTTCGAGCGACGTGGAGGGCTGACAAATCTGAAATTGACATTACAAATGGACAAAAGAGTGAGACGCTTACTTTCAGGGCACTCATTGGAGAAAAACTACAGGTCACAAAGCAGTTCACGTTCAACCCTGGGACCTATTTTGTTGACATGGTGGTAACCTTCCAAAACGTCTCTAACGAGCCGTTGCTCATGGGCGGGAACGAACCCGCAAATGGATACCAACTTCAGTGGGGACGAGGTATCAGTGCTGATCTGCTGCCACACGAAAAGAGAAGTGGTAACCGCGGGCGACATGGCGAGGAGGGCGCGAAAGCTTATATCAGTGGGGGCAAACCGAAACGTGAACTCAAGCCAGAGCAAGCTATGGCGACAGTTCTCTGGGCAGGGATGGATAGCAAGTACTTCAGTGCACTGATGATACCTGACCAGCAACTTGGAGCGACCTATAAATTTATAGAAACACCGGAGGCAAACACTGATATCACTGTCAGCGCGCCAACACAAACGGCCGCGCTCGTGGTACCGAACTTTGTTCTCCCAGCACAGCAGAAAAGGGTAGATGCTTTCCGTCTCTACGTTGGACCGAAGAACGACACAATTCTAAAGAGTATAGAAGCACCGAATGCGCCAGAGGACCCGATCCGCCTCTCCAAAATCATTGACTTCGGATTCTTTTGGCCCCTTGCGTGGGGGATGCTCTGGATATTCAAAGGCGTGCACGGAATCTTTGGGAACTATGGTATTTCGATTATCCTTCTAACGGCTTTGGTGAAGATCATCTCTTATCCCTTCACCCATAAAGCGCACAAATCTATGAAGGAGATGCAGAAGCTGCAACCGCAGCTTGTGGAGTTGAAGGAGAAATATAGAGATGACCCACAGAAACTCAACCGTGCGACAATGCGACTTTACAAGGAGCACGGTGTCAACCCGTTAGGGGGATGCATACCGTGGCTGCCACAAATCCCAATTTTTTGGGCACTCTTCGCACTTCTTGGGAGTGCGGTGGAACTCCGCGGGGCACCTTTCCTGTTATGGATTGATGACCTCTCGGCACCTGACACTTTAGTCGAACTGCCTTTCACGATTCCACTGATTTTCATGGAGATAGATGCTATCCGTCTGCTACCGATAATAAACGGTTTGACAACTTGGCTCCAGCAGAAATTTGTTGGTAATATGACACCGACAACCGACAACATGCAAGCAAAATTGATGCAGTTTATGCCCCTTATTTTTGTTTTTATCTTCTACAACTGGGCATCTGGGTTTGTGTTGTATTGGTTGTGCAACAATGTATTTACAGTGGCACAACAATATTTACAGAATCGAAGTGAGACTGATGAGGATCAGTCCGCATCAGCAGATACGAAAAAACGGAACAATTCTAAACGGAAATAG
- a CDS encoding pseudouridine synthase has protein sequence MRLEKYIATSGIASRRAAKKSIQTGAVTVNGEPVLVPGHPINVETDSVEFEGKRVEPLTEHIYLMLNKPAGYVTTRHDERGRPTVMDLVADLANTIYPVGRLDLETEGLLLFTNDGDFTHQLLHPSHEIEKTYLVWAKGVPHDDAVQRLRQGVTIPSGTTAPASVKRLKVSKDGASTKFEVVIHEGKKRQVRLMFKAVGYSVIRLKRVRIGSLRLGNLPSGEYRFLTPEEISELMLL, from the coding sequence ATGCGACTTGAAAAATATATTGCCACATCAGGAATCGCCTCCCGACGGGCAGCGAAAAAGAGCATCCAAACGGGGGCTGTTACCGTCAACGGAGAACCCGTTTTGGTTCCCGGACACCCGATTAACGTAGAAACCGATTCTGTTGAATTTGAAGGGAAACGGGTTGAACCGCTAACAGAACACATCTACCTGATGCTGAACAAACCCGCGGGCTACGTGACGACACGGCACGATGAACGCGGGCGACCCACTGTCATGGACCTCGTCGCAGACCTTGCCAATACCATCTATCCCGTCGGACGCTTAGACTTGGAGACCGAAGGGCTTCTCCTCTTCACAAACGATGGAGACTTCACCCATCAGTTGCTACATCCAAGCCATGAGATAGAGAAAACCTATCTCGTGTGGGCGAAGGGAGTGCCACATGACGACGCGGTTCAACGGTTACGTCAGGGCGTTACGATTCCGAGCGGAACAACGGCACCGGCAAGCGTTAAGCGTTTAAAGGTAAGTAAAGATGGCGCGTCAACGAAGTTTGAGGTCGTAATTCATGAAGGGAAAAAACGGCAGGTGCGCCTAATGTTTAAAGCCGTAGGATATTCGGTAATCCGTTTAAAGCGGGTCCGAATCGGTAGTTTGCGGTTGGGCAACCTTCCATCTGGAGAGTATCGATTTCTGACACCAGAGGAAATTTCTGAGTTAATGTTGTTGTAG